The Gloeocapsa sp. DLM2.Bin57 genomic interval GTTCTGGATTAGCGAGAATATCCTTACTAATTGAGTTAGTAATTTCACCTTCTACTAAATTAACTTCGGTACTAATATAAGTATCAGATTCTGTCGCTGTCAAATCATTAACTACAGAAGTAGTCACTGTTAATTCTATGGATTCACTTAAAGCTAAAATCAGTGCTTCTCTGAATTTTCCCGCTTTAATTTTATCTTTAAACTCTTGAGAAATCGTCATAATTAATTAACCCAATAAATAAAGCCAAGAATTAGAGGTTCAACTTTATTTTACCCTAATCCTTGACTTATGAACTTGTTCAAGACAAAAGCTAGAAATTCATTTCTGCTGCTTGAACTTTTTCTACTTGTTTCTTCTTGAGTACTAGCATAATTTGTGCTAGCATAATTCCTCCCAAAAAGAGAATTAACCCGAGAACACGATTAGGACTTTGTAAGACTATTTCTGTATCTTTTTGACCAAATCCACCGACGTTAGGATTATTGGTGAGAGCTTGACCCGCTGTAATCTCTTGTCCTTCGCTAACTACTAAGTCTAAACCTGCGGGGATTTTGTTAACTACAGATGTATCTTCTGTATTGATGGTAACTTCATAACCACCAGCTGCTTGAGCAGTAATCGCACTGATTGTACCAGTTGCAGAGGCGTTGTAAACCGTATTATTACTAGCTTCACCTGTAGGATAAAGTTGACCACGTCCACGATTAGCACCTAGATGAACAGCGTATTTACCAAACTTAATATTTTTATCCTGGGAGGGGTCAGGAGAAAGTACAGGGAAGACGATTT includes:
- a CDS encoding apocytochrome f: MSDLLAMSRRVVLTLLLTIALLFTSDVILPNAAHAYPFWAQQTAPETPREATGRIVCANCHLAAKPAEVEIPQSVLPNSVFEAVVKIPYDLNTQQVLGDGSKGGLNVGAVLMLPEGFKIAPPDRIPEELQEKVGGVYFQPYREDQENVVLVGPLPGEQYQEIVFPVLSPDPSQDKNIKFGKYAVHLGANRGRGQLYPTGEASNNTVYNASATGTISAITAQAAGGYEVTINTEDTSVVNKIPAGLDLVVSEGQEITAGQALTNNPNVGGFGQKDTEIVLQSPNRVLGLILFLGGIMLAQIMLVLKKKQVEKVQAAEMNF